A single window of Jiangella alkaliphila DNA harbors:
- a CDS encoding NAD-dependent malic enzyme, translating to MATPSPGYAITVRVEAPSSSTATSGLAAAVSAAGGALTALDVVESFADRLVVDVTCDAVDSDHGESITKALTQVDGVTVRKVSDRTFLIHLGGKLEVNPKVPLKHRDDLSRAYTPGVARVCLAIAENPEDARRLTIKRNTVAVVTDGSAVLGLGNIGPAAALPVMEGKAALFKQFGGVDAWPVCLDTQDPDEIVSIVRALAPVYGGINLEDISAPRCFEIEARLRELLDIPVFHDDQHGTAIVVLAALYNALRVVGKPLDGVRVVVSGVGAAGHAIIRLLHAQGVTDIVACDRHGAVHPDGEGRDEFRRWIAQNTNPRGATGSLREVLAGADVFIGVSGPNLLTGEDIATMAPDAIVFALANPDPEVDPIAAREHAAVVATGRSDFPNQINNVLAFPGFFRGMLDAGAHEITDAAMLAAARAIADAVGPEQVNASYIVPSVFDPEVAPAVAAAVKHAAHAN from the coding sequence ATGGCAACGCCCAGCCCGGGATACGCGATCACGGTCCGCGTCGAGGCGCCGTCCTCGTCGACGGCCACCAGCGGCCTGGCCGCCGCCGTCAGCGCGGCCGGCGGCGCGCTGACCGCCCTCGACGTCGTCGAGTCCTTCGCCGACCGCCTCGTCGTCGACGTCACCTGCGACGCCGTCGACTCCGACCACGGCGAGTCGATCACCAAGGCGCTGACACAGGTCGACGGCGTCACGGTCCGGAAGGTGAGCGACCGGACGTTCCTCATCCACCTCGGCGGCAAGCTCGAGGTCAACCCGAAGGTCCCGCTCAAGCACCGCGACGACCTCTCCCGCGCCTACACCCCCGGCGTCGCCCGGGTCTGCCTGGCGATCGCCGAGAACCCCGAGGACGCCCGCCGGCTCACCATCAAGCGCAACACCGTCGCCGTCGTCACCGACGGGTCGGCCGTCCTCGGGCTGGGCAACATCGGCCCGGCGGCCGCGCTCCCGGTCATGGAGGGCAAGGCGGCGCTGTTCAAGCAGTTCGGCGGCGTCGACGCCTGGCCGGTCTGCCTCGACACCCAGGACCCCGACGAGATCGTCTCGATCGTCAGGGCGCTCGCCCCGGTCTACGGCGGCATCAACCTCGAGGACATCTCCGCGCCGCGCTGCTTCGAGATCGAGGCGCGGCTGCGCGAGCTGCTCGACATCCCCGTCTTCCACGACGACCAGCACGGCACCGCGATCGTGGTGCTGGCGGCGCTCTACAACGCGCTGCGTGTGGTCGGGAAGCCGCTCGACGGCGTGCGTGTGGTCGTGAGCGGCGTTGGCGCGGCCGGCCACGCGATCATCCGGCTGCTGCACGCCCAGGGCGTCACCGACATCGTCGCCTGCGACCGCCACGGCGCCGTCCACCCCGACGGCGAGGGCCGCGACGAGTTCCGCCGCTGGATCGCCCAGAACACCAACCCGCGCGGCGCGACCGGCTCGCTGCGCGAGGTGCTGGCCGGCGCCGACGTGTTCATCGGCGTCTCCGGCCCGAACCTGCTCACCGGCGAGGACATCGCGACGATGGCGCCCGACGCGATCGTGTTCGCGCTGGCCAACCCCGACCCCGAGGTCGACCCGATCGCCGCGCGCGAGCATGCCGCCGTCGTCGCCACCGGCCGATCGGACTTCCCGAACCAGATCAACAACGTGCTGGCCTTCCCCGGGTTCTTCCGCGGCATGCTCGACGCCGGTGCGCACGAGATCACCGACGCCGCCATGCTGGCCGCCGCCCGGGCCATCGCCGACGCCGTCGGCCCGGAGCAGGTGAACGCCAG
- a CDS encoding IclR family transcriptional regulator yields METDSSRARSGGVQSVERAFGLLETMADHGGSMGLSQLATASQLPLPTIHRIVRTLVDLGYLRQEPSRRYALGPRLIRLGESSSTMLSTWARPQLTHLVDELGESANLAMLDGDQIVYVAQVPSRHSMRMFTEVGRRVWPHCTAVGKAVLATLPERTVREMLQRTGMAQQTEHTITDPAEFGRELTRTAGRGYAVDEGEQEIGVRCVAVAVPDAPSKLALSISGPATRVTDDLVARAVPLLTRAARDLSEQLSGQARA; encoded by the coding sequence GTGGAAACCGACTCGTCGCGGGCTCGCTCGGGTGGCGTGCAGTCGGTCGAGCGTGCCTTCGGCCTGCTCGAGACCATGGCCGACCACGGCGGCAGCATGGGGTTGTCCCAGCTGGCCACGGCCTCGCAGCTGCCGCTGCCGACCATCCACCGCATCGTCCGTACGCTCGTCGACCTCGGCTACCTGCGTCAGGAGCCGTCGCGACGCTACGCCCTCGGGCCGCGCCTGATCAGGCTCGGCGAGAGCTCCTCGACCATGCTCAGCACGTGGGCACGGCCGCAGCTCACTCACCTGGTCGACGAGCTGGGCGAGTCGGCGAACCTCGCGATGCTCGACGGTGACCAGATCGTATACGTGGCGCAGGTGCCGTCGCGCCATTCCATGCGGATGTTCACCGAGGTCGGCCGCCGGGTCTGGCCGCACTGCACCGCAGTCGGCAAGGCCGTGCTGGCCACCCTGCCGGAGCGGACGGTGCGCGAGATGCTGCAGCGCACCGGCATGGCGCAGCAGACCGAGCACACCATCACCGACCCCGCCGAGTTCGGCCGCGAGCTCACCCGCACGGCCGGCCGCGGCTACGCCGTCGACGAGGGCGAGCAGGAGATCGGCGTGCGCTGCGTCGCCGTCGCCGTGCCCGACGCGCCGTCGAAGCTGGCGCTGTCCATCTCCGGCCCGGCCACCCGCGTCACCGACGACCTCGTCGCCCGCGCCGTCCCGTTGCTGACCCGGGCAGCCCGCGACCTCTCCGAGCAGCTCAGCGGCCAGGCCCGGGCCTGA